The sequence GTTGGTTCATCGACAATAAACTTGTCTTGAGGCGAGCGGCCAGTGTAAAGGCCTGTTTTGACAGCAAGTGCGCCAGAATCGGTCAATATGCCTTCGTTCCGTTGGAGCGCATGCTCGACGAGTGTCGGGGCAGGCAATTGGCGCAACGTTTTAGGACTTGAAAGCAATTGTTCTAGTAAAGCTGAACGGTGAAGCATTTTCATGTTTTAATAGCTCCTTTTTGCAATTTTAAGTGGCTTTAGTATAACACATTTTATTTAATAGTCCATACTAAAGTGAATAAATATGTCATTCTTTTTTAGATTAGGCGGTAAAGCAAGTAGGCTGGTAAAAAGCTTTTAGAAATGCCTTTTCTTCTATGGTGGAATATGTTAAACTTAGTCGCGAAACGAACGAAGCGCCAGCATCCTCTAACAAAGGGAACGCTGGGTGTTATCGAGATGCAGTTAACATAACGCTTTTATCCAGAGATGGCGGAGGGACAGGCCCGAAGAAGCCCAGCAACCAACACGATAACGTGTAAAGGTGCTAACCTGCAGAATGCTCGGCGTTCTGGAAGATAAGAGGCGAAAGGTAAATGGACAGCCCTTTTCCTCATGGAAAAGGGCTTTTGTTGTGCCCAAGGCTTTTGCGCCGACTACACGCCTTTGCAAGACAAAAACAAACGAGGCGGATAACCCTCTGTATTGTTCGTTCTATTTGGGCTAAGCAACAGGCCGTATTAAAAGGAGGAGCTGCACAATGTCTGTAAAAAGAGGTAGACATTTATTTACATCTGAATCTGTTACGGAAGGGCATCCTGATAAAATTTGTGATCAAATTTCCGACGCTATATTAGATGAAATCTTAAAGAAAGACCCGAATGCACGAGTCGCTTGCGAAACGTCTGTCACTACTGGGTTGGTACTCGTAGCAGGCGAGATTACGACAAATACGTATGTGGACATACCGAGTGTCGTTCGTCAAACGATTAAGGGAATTGGCTACACACGGGCCAAGTATGGTTTTGATGCAGAAACATGCGCCGTATTGACATCAATTGATGAACAATCTGCGGATATTGCACAAGGGGTGGACAAAGCTCTAGAAGCTCGTGAAGGACAAATGACCGATGCGGAAATAGAAGCAATTGGCGCTGGTGACCAAGGGTTGATGTTTGGATTTGCAACCAATGAAACCGAAGAACTGATGCCTCTTCCTATCTCGCTTAGCCATAAACTTTCCCGTCGCCTAACGGAAGTCCGCAAAAATGGGACGCTTGGATATTTGCGTCCTGATGGGAAAACGCAAGTGACGATTGAATACGATGAAAACGATACGCCGATTCGCGTCGATACGATTGTTCTTTCAACACAGCATGCTCCTGAAGTGACGCTCGAGCAAATTCAAGCAGACTTAAAAAAGCATGTGATTGAAGCTGTCGTGCCAAGCGTGTTAATCGATGAAGAAACAAAATACTTTATTAATCCGACTGGCCGTTTTGTCATTGGCGGACCTCAGGGAGATGCCGGCTTAACAGGGCGCAAAATCATTGTTGATACGTATGGCGGGTATGCTCGACATGGCGGTGGCGCTTTTTCTGGCAAGGATGCAACGAAAGTAGACCGTTCTGGCGCTTATGCCGCACGTTATGTAGCCAAAAATATTGTCGCAGCAGGCCTTGCTGATAAATGCGAAGTACAGCTCGCTTATGCAATTGGCGTTGCCCAGCCTGTTTCAATCGCTGTTAATACATTTGGGACTGGCAAAGCAGCGGAAGATGTCCTCGTCGAGTTGGTTCGCAAGCATTTTGATCTCCGTCCAGCTGGCATTATTCGCATGCTCGATTTGCGCCGCCCGATTTATAAGCAAACTGCTGCTTACGGCCATTTCGGTCGCACCGATGTCCCACTTCCATGGGAAGCGACAGACAAGGCAGCCGCTTTAAAAGAAGATGTTTTAAAATTAGAAGCAAACTAAGAAAAACAGTATGAAAGCCTGCCGGCTCGTTTTGCCGGCAGGCTTTTTAACATTGGTGTGTGATTGCGATTGCTTTGTGCCTTCACGAGCATAGCAACTATTGATCGCTGCTTTTTGTCGCTGTCTGTTGCTGCAACGATTTGTAGTATTGGCCTTTTTCTACGTATTCCTGGCGAATCCGTGCCATTTCTTTTTTGTCTGTTTCATTTAAAGGACGGACGACTTTTGCAGGCCGTCCAAAAGCAAGTGTTCCAGGCGGAATCGACTTACCAGGAGGGACAAGGCTGCCGGCGCCAATAAATGCGCCCTCGCCAATTTCGGCGCCGTCTAGAATCGTGGAGCCCATGCCAATCAGTGCTTGTTTACGGATGATCGCGCTATGGAGCATTGCTTGATGACCTATTGTGACATCATCTTCAATAATTAGTGGCGAATGGGGGCTTTGGTGGAGCATTGATTGATCTTGAATATTGACACGTTTTCCAATGATTGTCGGGGCGACATCACCGCGAATAACTGTATGGAACCATACGCTTGATTGAGCACCAATTGTAACATCGCCTGTGACGATCGCTCCCTCGGCTAAGTATACAGACGGGTCAATAGTTGGAACAACACCTTTGTATGGAAGGATCATGTTGTCACATCCTTTTCGTTTAATAAAAAAACAGCTATACTAAGTGTAACGCATAATGTAGCGAAGCAACAGCTTGTATAAGGAGGAGTGGCTGTGCGCTATTTTGACGTTCCAGATGCCAGAGGCGTTGCTGTTATTGTTCATGGAGCCGGGGAGCATAGCGGTCGGTACCGTTGGCTTGTTGAAAAATGGAATCAACATGGGTTTGATTGCCTGCTAGGGGATTTGCCCGGGCAAGGGGAGTCGCGGGGAAAGCGCGGGCATATCGACTCATTTCAGAAATACATAAAAACAGTGGATGTCTGGCTTAAGCATGCAAGGACAAAGCAATTGCCGATTGTGCTTGTTGGGCACAGCATGGGCGGCCTCATTTCCATTCGTACATTAATGGAAAAAGACCATTCGTTTGTGGAAGCGCTCGTGCTTTCTTCGCCTTGTTTGCAACTCGCTATGGATATTCCTGCGCCGAAAAAGGCGGCAGCAAAAATGCTTAATCATGTAGCGCCTGCGTTTAGCATGAACGCTGGTTTGTCTCCTGAACAAACGACGAGGAGCGAGCAAGTCCGTGAAGAATATGCACGGGACCCGTTGCGAGTAACGAAAGTTTCTGCCCGTTGGTACCATGAATTGGAAAAAGCCATGCGCCTTACGAGGCGTTACCCGGAGAAAATGCCGAATATCCCCGTATTATTGCTTGCTGCAGGAGAAGACTATGTGATTGATAAACAAGCAGGCATTGCTTGGTTTAATGATTTGCAGATCAACCATAAAATGTACAAAGAATGGGACGGCCTTTATCATGAGCTCTTTAACGAACCTGAAAAAGAAGAAGTGTTTCGTTTTACGATTGGCTTTGTGAATATGCTGTTTCCGTAACAGGCAATCATCGATAAAAAAGATGGCCTTGGGTGCTGCCCGAGGCCATCTTTTTGCTATCTACTTTCATCTTTCATTTTGTTATGCGTCTTGTGGCTCCTTGGCGTTTGCCCCTTTTTGCAAATCACGTTGTAGCAAATCAAGCTTTCCTGTTTCAGGATTGATGACTAGGCCGTGAACCCGCACATCCTTTGGCAAGAGCGGGTGGTTAACAACCATATCAACACTGTGGTTGACGCTTTCCGTTACATTTTCAAAACCAGTTAAAAACTTGTTCACATCTACACCAGCGTATTGGAGCGCATTAATTTCATCCATATCAATGCCCCGTTCTTCAGCCTTTTGGAGAACGGAATTTGCAGAAAGGCCTGTCATTCCACAGCCGTAGTGACCAATAACAAACACTTCTTCGGCCCCTAATTCATAAATGGCAACTAGAATGCTGCGCATGATGCTGCCAAATGGATGAGAGATGACAGCGCCAGCATTGCGGATAATTTTAGCATCGCCATTTTTTAAATTCATCGCATTATGGAGCAATTCAACGAGCCGCGTATCCATGCATGTTAAAATAACGATTTTCTTTTGCGGAAATTTGTCTGCTTTAAAGCGCTCATATTCTTTATTGGCTACAAATGCTTCATTAAAAGCTAGAATCGATTCAAGTTTGCTCATTTCGATCACTTCTCCTTCTATCTTTTATTTAGAAAATCCAGTGTTTGCTCTCGCTCGGACGCTTAAAGATGGGAATCCGCTCGTTTTTCAATCGCTACCACAAAAGGAGGATCATTTTTTTGGTTAATGAATTGGTACGTCGCTACATGGGCCATTTCTTGAGGAAGCGATTCGACATAAGCCATTAGTTCGTTTTTTTCCTTTTTGCCTTGTGGGTGTCCATGGTAGACGACGAGAACAATCAGGCCACCTTGTTTTAAACGGTTAAATAGTTGCTCAATCGCTGCAATTGTCGTTTTCCCTGTTGTTGTAACGCCTTTGTCTCCGCCAGGCAAATAGCCTAAATTAAAAATGGCAGCGGCGATGGTTGAGTTGACAAACAACGGCAAAGTCGCCAACTTTTCATGGCCGATTTGGAATAGGGAGACTTGCTTGTCCAAACCTGCTTTTTGAAGGCGTGCCTTTGTAGAGGTTAGCGCGGATGCTTGGATGTCGCAGCCGATCACAACTCCTGTTTCACCGACAAGTTTAGCCAAAACCAATGTATCGTGTCCATTTCCAATTGTCGCATCAACGACGGTATCCCCTGGCTGTACAGCGCTGGTAAGCAACGAATGGGCAAATGGCAGGACGCCAAGAAGGTTCACGGCCCCTCCCCCCAAAGCGCGGGGCATATTCGAGACTGTTTGATCAACGCAAACACGTCAAGCAAATACCAAAAGCAGCTGATTCGATCAGTCAGGGGAGCTGCAGGGGACGGGAACACGGCAACGGGATGATGAGCGATTTCGGTGCCGAGGTGGTTATTCATCATTTAGACGACTCCCTTTTCATCTAGTAGCTATCGCCGTTTTACAAGACAGAGGCCATGTGTTTCTCTTGTCTTTTGGCGAATTTTTTTCTTAGTTTACCATAATTGCAGCGAATATGCTTGTTGCTTATTTGCTGAATTTCTCCTACACTATCATAGGCACAATGTGAGAAAGGAAAAAAGAGGAGGCGCGTGTTTTGCCGAAATCAATTTGGATTTTAATGGTGGCAACAGCCATTAACATTACCGGCGCTTCGTTTTTATGGCCACTCAATGCAATCATTATGACGCAACTGCTTGGGCAAAGTTTAACAGCTTCGGGGGCTGTGCTTATGCTAAATGCAGGGGCAGGCGTACTTGGCAGCTTGATTGGTGGCAGATTGTATGATCGAATTGGCGCCTACCCTACCATTTTGCTTGGTTGTGTTCTATCTGCGGCCTCTGCTGTTTTACTCGCTTTCTATTATGGAGAATATGGATGGTACGCTGTTTTTCTAGCGGGGATGGGGTTTGGTTCTGGAATGATGGCCCCTTCCATGTATGCACTTGCTGGAAGTTTGTGGCCAGAAGGTGGGAGAAAGTCAGCAAATGCGATTTATGTAGCGCAAAATGTGGGTGTATCGCTAGGAACGGCATTAATTGGCGTTGTTACGCTCGTGCGTTTGACAGACGTTTTTGTCGCCAATGCAGCCATGCATGTGCTGCTACTTGTCTACATTGCTGTGTT is a genomic window of Shouchella clausii containing:
- the metK gene encoding methionine adenosyltransferase, giving the protein MSVKRGRHLFTSESVTEGHPDKICDQISDAILDEILKKDPNARVACETSVTTGLVLVAGEITTNTYVDIPSVVRQTIKGIGYTRAKYGFDAETCAVLTSIDEQSADIAQGVDKALEAREGQMTDAEIEAIGAGDQGLMFGFATNETEELMPLPISLSHKLSRRLTEVRKNGTLGYLRPDGKTQVTIEYDENDTPIRVDTIVLSTQHAPEVTLEQIQADLKKHVIEAVVPSVLIDEETKYFINPTGRFVIGGPQGDAGLTGRKIIVDTYGGYARHGGGAFSGKDATKVDRSGAYAARYVAKNIVAAGLADKCEVQLAYAIGVAQPVSIAVNTFGTGKAAEDVLVELVRKHFDLRPAGIIRMLDLRRPIYKQTAAYGHFGRTDVPLPWEATDKAAALKEDVLKLEAN
- a CDS encoding gamma carbonic anhydrase, giving the protein MILPYKGVVPTIDPSVYLAEGAIVTGDVTIGAQSSVWFHTVIRGDVAPTIIGKRVNIQDQSMLHQSPHSPLIIEDDVTIGHQAMLHSAIIRKQALIGMGSTILDGAEIGEGAFIGAGSLVPPGKSIPPGTLAFGRPAKVVRPLNETDKKEMARIRQEYVEKGQYYKSLQQQTATKSSDQ
- a CDS encoding alpha/beta hydrolase, whose product is MRYFDVPDARGVAVIVHGAGEHSGRYRWLVEKWNQHGFDCLLGDLPGQGESRGKRGHIDSFQKYIKTVDVWLKHARTKQLPIVLVGHSMGGLISIRTLMEKDHSFVEALVLSSPCLQLAMDIPAPKKAAAKMLNHVAPAFSMNAGLSPEQTTRSEQVREEYARDPLRVTKVSARWYHELEKAMRLTRRYPEKMPNIPVLLLAAGEDYVIDKQAGIAWFNDLQINHKMYKEWDGLYHELFNEPEKEEVFRFTIGFVNMLFP
- a CDS encoding beta-class carbonic anhydrase; amino-acid sequence: MSKLESILAFNEAFVANKEYERFKADKFPQKKIVILTCMDTRLVELLHNAMNLKNGDAKIIRNAGAVISHPFGSIMRSILVAIYELGAEEVFVIGHYGCGMTGLSANSVLQKAEERGIDMDEINALQYAGVDVNKFLTGFENVTESVNHSVDMVVNHPLLPKDVRVHGLVINPETGKLDLLQRDLQKGANAKEPQDA
- a CDS encoding class I SAM-dependent methyltransferase; translated protein: MNLLGVLPFAHSLLTSAVQPGDTVVDATIGNGHDTLVLAKLVGETGVVIGCDIQASALTSTKARLQKAGLDKQVSLFQIGHEKLATLPLFVNSTIAAAIFNLGYLPGGDKGVTTTGKTTIAAIEQLFNRLKQGGLIVLVVYHGHPQGKKEKNELMAYVESLPQEMAHVATYQFINQKNDPPFVVAIEKRADSHL